The Anabaena sp. WA102 genome contains a region encoding:
- the ruvA gene encoding Holliday junction branch migration protein RuvA — MISYLKGIVAGVQAITPNRVILTLEVNGTGYDLQIPQRLSNQLTSTGDVIQIFTHYQIREEIPMLYGFSSPSERDLFRHLLSVSGIGAALAIALLDTMELPELVQAIVAANIQMLIQAPGVGKKTAERICLELKSKLIEWRKSAGFFVATGGPAPGILEEVQMTLFALGYTAHEVSHALHTVSENIGLPKNAYVEDWIRQAIAYLSSSEVECS, encoded by the coding sequence ATGATTAGCTATCTTAAAGGTATCGTTGCTGGTGTCCAAGCCATTACTCCTAATCGCGTCATCTTGACCTTAGAAGTCAATGGCACAGGTTACGATTTACAAATTCCCCAACGTTTGTCCAACCAGTTAACATCAACTGGGGATGTGATCCAAATCTTTACCCATTACCAGATTCGAGAGGAAATCCCCATGCTTTATGGTTTTTCTTCTCCTTCCGAACGGGATTTATTTCGCCATTTGCTCAGTGTTAGCGGGATTGGTGCGGCATTAGCGATCGCTCTCTTGGATACAATGGAATTACCAGAGTTAGTCCAAGCCATTGTCGCTGCTAACATCCAAATGCTAATTCAAGCCCCTGGAGTGGGCAAGAAGACCGCTGAACGCATCTGTTTAGAACTAAAGAGTAAACTCATCGAATGGCGCAAATCAGCGGGCTTCTTTGTGGCTACAGGGGGACCCGCACCAGGAATTTTAGAAGAAGTGCAAATGACTCTTTTCGCTTTGGGATATACTGCCCATGAAGTCAGTCACGCTTTGCACACAGTTAGCGAAAATATTGGTTTACCCAAAAATGCCTATGTGGAAGATTGGATTAGACAAGCGATCGCTTATCTTAGCAGTAGTGAAGTAGAGTGTTCCTAA
- a CDS encoding SH3 domain-containing protein, whose protein sequence is MLTNLLKVILGFVLAIAVLLGTGLTVALYFVNRTAVTPPKPMYPNDNPSFQAKKPKAIAKSPPKKLATPNPTSSPTPTPTESPKPLPPDAYEGTVTWADGLSMRSEPDTNSSTTGGVGGNKKVIILEESADKKWQKSAFLIPIKKVG, encoded by the coding sequence ATGCTGACAAACTTACTTAAAGTTATACTCGGTTTTGTCTTAGCGATCGCAGTTTTATTAGGTACTGGCTTAACAGTTGCCCTCTATTTTGTTAACCGTACTGCTGTAACTCCTCCCAAGCCAATGTATCCTAATGATAATCCTTCTTTTCAAGCCAAAAAGCCCAAAGCTATTGCCAAATCCCCACCTAAAAAACTAGCTACTCCCAACCCCACATCTAGCCCTACACCCACACCCACAGAATCACCCAAACCACTACCACCAGATGCCTACGAAGGAACTGTCACTTGGGCAGATGGGTTAAGTATGCGGTCTGAACCAGACACAAATTCTTCCACTACTGGTGGAGTTGGTGGTAATAAAAAAGTAATTATTTTAGAAGAAAGCGCCGATAAAAAATGGCAAAAATCCGCATTCCTGATACCGATAAAGAAGGTTGGGTAA
- the hppD gene encoding 4-hydroxyphenylpyruvate dioxygenase, with translation MLQIDHVHFYVEDAQRWRDWFVYCLGFQAVNDGIFPRFFHHPKSLHTCTEVVKSGSVYFLLSSAILPTSPVAEFLREHPPGVADIAFVVDDVEDVIARAISNGARILQPVQDAGFCQYAKIAAWGGLNHTLISREKAKIAEVDNISRHFITAIDHLVLNVGVGELAIAVNWYEKIFDFQPQQSFNIKTDRSGLHSQVMISPNGNIQLPINEPASPSSQIQEFLEVNRGAGIQHIALLIPDLVDAISRFRAAGLSFLSVPQNYYFQLQQRYKFSLSTEELQAISDQEILVDWHEDSQPGQLLLQIFSQPIFLKPTFFFEFIERRSLAQGFGEGNFLALFQAIEREQIKRGFVRG, from the coding sequence ATGCTGCAAATTGATCACGTTCACTTTTATGTCGAAGATGCCCAAAGGTGGCGAGATTGGTTTGTATATTGTCTTGGTTTTCAAGCAGTGAATGATGGTATTTTTCCCAGGTTTTTTCATCATCCAAAATCGTTACATACTTGTACAGAAGTGGTGAAAAGTGGATCTGTCTACTTCTTACTTTCTTCTGCAATTTTACCGACTAGTCCGGTGGCTGAGTTTTTACGTGAACATCCTCCTGGTGTGGCTGATATAGCCTTTGTAGTTGATGATGTGGAAGATGTGATAGCAAGGGCTATAAGCAATGGGGCAAGGATTCTCCAACCTGTTCAAGATGCTGGATTTTGTCAGTATGCTAAAATTGCTGCTTGGGGTGGTTTAAATCATACGTTAATTAGTAGGGAAAAGGCAAAAATAGCAGAGGTTGACAATATTTCCCGTCATTTCATTACTGCTATTGATCATTTAGTTTTAAATGTGGGTGTGGGTGAGTTGGCAATTGCTGTTAATTGGTATGAGAAAATATTTGATTTTCAACCTCAACAAAGTTTTAATATCAAAACTGATCGTTCCGGTTTGCATAGTCAGGTAATGATTTCTCCTAATGGCAATATTCAATTACCAATTAATGAACCGGCTTCACCTAGTTCGCAAATTCAGGAATTTTTGGAGGTGAACAGAGGTGCAGGTATTCAACATATTGCTTTATTAATACCTGATCTTGTTGATGCAATTTCTCGGTTTCGGGCTGCTGGTTTATCTTTTCTTTCTGTTCCTCAAAATTACTATTTCCAACTCCAACAACGATATAAGTTTTCTCTGTCAACTGAAGAATTGCAAGCCATATCTGACCAAGAAATTCTGGTAGACTGGCATGAAGATTCTCAACCAGGGCAGTTATTATTGCAAATTTTTAGTCAACCAATTTTTTTGAAACCAACTTTTTTCTTTGAGTTTATTGAACGTCGTTCTCTTGCCCAAGGTTTTGGGGAAGGTAATTTTCTGGCTTTATTTCAAGCGATTGAACGGGAACAAATTAAACGCGGTTTTGTTAGGGGTTAG
- the bioF gene encoding 8-amino-7-oxononanoate synthase: MNNNPYAWINESLATIHRADWYRCVQTIHSRPGATVVLSGQEVINFASNDYLGLAGDERLQIAAITAIQQFGTGSTGSRLLSGHREIHKELEQAIASTKQTQDALVFSSGYLANLGTIAAIVGKRDLILSDEYNHSSLKKGAILSGATVMEYPHGGTAVLQEKLWEHRKNFRRCLIITDSVFSMDGDLCPLPQLLDLAEEFSSMLLLDEAHATGVMGKTGAGCVEHFGCTGRELIQIGTLSKALGSLGGYVAGSSSLIDFLRNRAPSWIYTTALSPADTAAAIAAMKIVREEPERRSQLWQNVNYLKQLITENLPNLKLFPTESPILCFQLSNAAAALTAGKHLRESGIFAPAIRPPTVSTSRIRISVMATHELGHLQKLVEVIKRIEG; the protein is encoded by the coding sequence ATCAATAATAATCCCTATGCTTGGATAAATGAATCTCTCGCCACTATTCATCGGGCTGACTGGTATCGTTGCGTGCAAACTATTCACAGCCGACCCGGTGCAACTGTGGTCTTATCTGGGCAAGAGGTTATTAATTTTGCCAGTAATGATTACTTAGGATTAGCAGGAGATGAACGCTTACAAATAGCCGCCATTACTGCTATTCAACAATTCGGCACTGGTAGTACAGGTTCTAGATTACTCAGTGGGCATCGAGAAATACATAAAGAATTAGAACAGGCAATAGCATCTACTAAACAAACCCAAGACGCATTAGTATTTAGTTCTGGTTATTTAGCTAATTTAGGGACAATTGCGGCCATAGTCGGCAAAAGAGACTTAATTTTATCTGATGAATATAATCATTCCAGCTTAAAAAAGGGAGCAATTCTCAGCGGTGCAACTGTCATGGAATATCCGCACGGTGGTACTGCAGTACTGCAAGAAAAGTTATGGGAACACAGGAAAAATTTTCGCCGCTGTTTAATTATTACCGATAGCGTCTTTAGCATGGATGGTGATTTATGTCCATTACCCCAACTGCTAGATTTAGCTGAAGAATTTAGTAGTATGCTACTGCTCGATGAAGCTCATGCTACGGGAGTGATGGGAAAAACTGGTGCTGGCTGTGTAGAACATTTTGGGTGTACAGGTAGGGAATTAATTCAAATTGGCACATTAAGTAAAGCCTTGGGAAGTTTAGGCGGATATGTAGCCGGAAGTAGCTCCCTGATTGACTTTTTACGCAATCGCGCCCCCAGTTGGATTTATACCACCGCCCTTTCTCCCGCAGACACAGCAGCAGCAATAGCCGCTATGAAGATAGTGCGAGAAGAACCGGAAAGGCGATCGCAACTTTGGCAAAATGTCAATTATTTAAAACAATTAATTACAGAAAATTTACCTAACTTAAAATTATTCCCCACAGAATCACCAATATTATGTTTTCAATTATCTAATGCAGCAGCCGCATTAACAGCCGGAAAGCATTTGCGAGAATCAGGAATTTTTGCGCCAGCCATTCGTCCCCCCACAGTTAGCACCAGCCGGATTAGAATATCTGTAATGGCTACCCATGAGTTAGGACATCTTCAGAAATTGGTAGAAGTGATTAAACGCATAGAAGGGTAA
- a CDS encoding SDR family oxidoreductase encodes MMLQDKVIVIVGATGGIGATLTRKLSSTGARLVLAARDRESLAALANGLSADVLTVPTDITQPQQVEALIQATISQFGQIDVLVNAAGAGILKAYNNIESADLEAMLDLNLKGCFYTTQAAAKEMQKRKSGHICNVVGILGKHSMPMAAAYSASKFGVVGFSKCIAEELKRFGVKMTLFYFGGIDSSFWDKVNLKVDRSKMLSCETAANAIFYALSAEPQAIPMEINIQPESHLFF; translated from the coding sequence ATGATGTTACAAGATAAAGTTATTGTCATTGTCGGTGCTACTGGTGGTATTGGTGCTACTTTAACTCGTAAGTTGTCCTCCACTGGTGCGCGGTTGGTACTTGCGGCTAGAGACAGGGAAAGTTTAGCTGCATTAGCAAATGGATTATCAGCAGATGTGCTGACAGTTCCCACCGATATTACTCAACCTCAACAGGTGGAAGCGTTAATCCAAGCAACAATATCCCAGTTTGGACAAATTGATGTCCTGGTAAATGCAGCCGGAGCGGGGATTCTCAAAGCCTACAATAACATTGAATCGGCAGATTTAGAGGCAATGCTGGATCTAAATTTAAAAGGCTGTTTTTACACGACTCAAGCAGCAGCGAAGGAGATGCAAAAACGCAAATCTGGTCATATTTGTAATGTTGTCGGTATTCTTGGTAAACATTCAATGCCTATGGCTGCGGCTTATTCTGCGTCTAAGTTCGGTGTGGTGGGTTTTAGTAAATGTATAGCGGAAGAACTGAAACGTTTTGGGGTGAAAATGACACTTTTTTACTTTGGAGGGATAGATTCTTCTTTTTGGGATAAGGTAAATTTAAAAGTAGATCGGAGTAAAATGCTGAGTTGTGAGACTGCGGCAAATGCTATTTTTTATGCTTTATCGGCTGAACCACAGGCTATACCTATGGAAATTAATATTCAACCTGAGAGTCATTTGTTTTTCTAG
- a CDS encoding AAA family ATPase, giving the protein MNFRDEFKLLLRARYPLIYIPTYEEERVEAAIREEAINQGNRPVYTWDFVDGYQGSPNDVGFGKRNPLQALEFVEKLTATAPAVLILRDYHRFLDDVAIARKLRNLARLLKSQPKNIVLLSPRVAIPDDLTEVLTVVEFPLPNAPEIKTEVERLLQATGNPPVGKFLDDLVRSCQGLSMERIRRVLARGIATHGQLEPEDVDLVLAEKRQTIRQTQILDFYPATEEITDIGGLDNLKDWLIRRGGSFSEKARQYGLPHPRGLMLVGIQGTGKSLTAKAIAHHWHLPLLRLDVGRLFGGLVGESESRTRQMIQVAEALAPCILWIDEIDKAFSGLGSKGDAGTTSRVFGTFINWLAEKTSPVFVVATANDIQALPPEMLRKGRFDEIFFVGLPSQEERKAIFNVHLSRLRPHNLNSYEIERLAYETPDFSGAEIEQTLIEAMHIGFSQNRDFTTDDILEAASQIIPLARTALEQIQKLQEWAASGRARLASKYSPLSDRIQRQL; this is encoded by the coding sequence ATGAATTTTCGTGATGAGTTTAAATTGTTACTCCGCGCCCGTTATCCGTTGATTTATATTCCTACTTATGAGGAGGAACGGGTAGAGGCGGCGATTCGGGAAGAGGCGATAAATCAAGGTAATCGTCCGGTGTATACTTGGGATTTTGTGGACGGTTATCAGGGAAGTCCCAATGATGTGGGGTTTGGGAAACGTAACCCGTTACAGGCTTTGGAGTTTGTGGAAAAGTTGACTGCTACTGCCCCAGCGGTGTTGATTTTACGAGATTATCATAGATTTTTGGATGATGTGGCGATCGCTCGCAAACTCCGTAATTTAGCCCGACTCCTGAAATCCCAACCGAAAAATATTGTCCTATTATCCCCTCGCGTTGCTATTCCTGATGATTTAACGGAAGTGCTGACGGTGGTTGAGTTTCCCCTACCTAACGCCCCGGAAATCAAAACGGAGGTGGAACGGTTGTTACAAGCTACTGGAAATCCACCTGTTGGCAAGTTTTTGGATGATTTGGTGCGTTCTTGTCAAGGGTTGTCTATGGAAAGAATCCGCCGGGTATTGGCGCGAGGAATCGCCACTCATGGACAATTAGAACCAGAAGATGTAGATTTAGTTTTGGCAGAAAAGCGGCAAACTATCCGCCAAACTCAAATTCTTGATTTTTACCCCGCCACTGAGGAAATTACTGATATTGGTGGTTTGGATAATTTGAAGGATTGGTTAATTCGACGTGGGGGTTCGTTTAGCGAAAAAGCCCGACAATACGGTTTACCTCATCCTCGTGGGTTAATGTTGGTGGGAATTCAGGGAACTGGTAAGTCTTTAACTGCCAAGGCGATCGCTCACCATTGGCATTTACCTCTGTTACGATTAGACGTAGGGCGGTTATTTGGTGGTTTGGTGGGTGAGTCAGAATCCCGCACCCGGCAAATGATTCAAGTCGCAGAAGCGCTCGCTCCCTGTATACTCTGGATTGATGAAATTGATAAGGCTTTTTCTGGTTTGGGTAGCAAAGGTGATGCAGGAACTACCAGCCGGGTATTTGGGACTTTTATCAATTGGTTAGCGGAAAAAACTTCTCCTGTCTTTGTCGTAGCTACTGCTAATGATATTCAGGCGTTACCACCAGAAATGTTAAGAAAAGGGCGATTTGATGAAATTTTCTTTGTCGGTTTACCCAGCCAAGAAGAAAGAAAAGCCATTTTCAATGTGCATTTATCCCGATTGCGTCCCCATAATTTGAACAGCTATGAAATCGAAAGATTAGCCTACGAAACTCCCGATTTTTCCGGTGCAGAAATTGAACAAACGTTAATTGAAGCCATGCACATTGGCTTTAGTCAAAACCGTGATTTCACCACTGATGATATTTTAGAGGCTGCCAGTCAAATTATCCCCTTAGCACGAACTGCCCTCGAACAGATTCAAAAACTCCAAGAATGGGCAGCATCCGGTAGGGCGCGTCTAGCCTCAAAATACAGTCCTTTAAGCGATCGCATTCAACGTCAATTATAG
- a CDS encoding sucrose-phosphate phosphatase translates to MTQFLFITDLDHTLVGDDQAMEGLNRKLELYRQQHNTKIVYSTGRSLYLYQQLEQQQNHKQTALLQPNILICAVGTEIYSYNHQDQLIINNQWSENLSEDWDRELVVKIAANFTQLKPQPESEQRPFKVSYFLQEKTALQIVSDLEKALLQQTLDIQVIYSDNKDLDILPRKANKGMAMTFVREYLEIEPAKTVACGDSGNDIALFANRKEKGIIVANAKQELLDWHNENPNENRYLAKAEFAAGIEEGLRHFGFLGE, encoded by the coding sequence GTGACTCAATTTCTTTTTATTACCGATCTTGATCACACTCTCGTGGGTGATGATCAAGCAATGGAAGGACTGAATCGCAAATTAGAACTATATCGTCAGCAACACAATACAAAAATTGTTTACTCTACTGGGCGATCGCTATATCTGTATCAGCAACTAGAACAACAACAAAATCACAAACAAACAGCACTTTTACAGCCAAATATACTCATTTGCGCCGTAGGTACAGAAATTTACTCTTATAATCATCAAGATCAATTGATTATTAATAATCAGTGGTCAGAGAATCTATCTGAAGATTGGGATAGAGAATTAGTTGTAAAAATAGCTGCCAATTTTACTCAATTAAAACCACAGCCGGAAAGTGAGCAAAGACCTTTTAAAGTTAGCTATTTTCTCCAAGAAAAAACTGCTCTACAAATAGTATCAGACTTAGAAAAAGCCTTACTCCAACAAACTTTAGATATTCAAGTTATTTATAGTGATAACAAAGACCTAGACATCCTACCACGTAAAGCCAACAAAGGTATGGCCATGACCTTTGTACGCGAATATTTAGAAATAGAACCAGCCAAAACCGTTGCGTGTGGGGACTCTGGTAATGATATTGCCCTCTTTGCCAATAGAAAAGAAAAAGGTATTATTGTCGCCAATGCTAAACAAGAATTACTAGATTGGCACAACGAAAACCCAAACGAAAATCGTTACTTAGCAAAAGCTGAGTTTGCGGCAGGAATTGAAGAAGGTTTACGGCATTTTGGATTTTTGGGAGAATAA
- a CDS encoding WD40 repeat domain-containing protein, whose translation MEKHKFLKNNYTAGNILNLLLQLYSEKDFQYWDLSEIDIWGVDFRDAILTGVDFNDSDLKNCIFTQPLGCIHSIAFNADGNYFATGDAHGLIRVHNTENLALCFFEKGAGNQIWSVAFSSGTNSQRFALAAEDGSVKLFEIENLASGKLNFKETNSWRETGRVLSVAFSLDPESNILAFGGDGNAITFYKIKEKDTIRLPISNVYCMTFIDDRTLYSCSQEGDFIGWDLSTRNPQIFYQERKRHKKLIRCIAFNATKEIIATGSEDGELKIFHTNTRTNLEELELLDEDKQKYDYKKNIKEIRTLAFSCDGSILAIGCICKNTPEQSEDKDKSEDKNKSEHKILLFDLTGDKWKLIDTLDNSRSENQDHNGHTHLIRSIAFSPNTDKPRFLISGGDGRTVKLWDWHKNQKEWKCQDNLRGYANRVWSVAFSSNKQIFACGCEDNKIYIWNYNERTHIPIHTLSEHTDWVWSVAFNYDGTLLASGSEDKTIGLWQLNQQEWHLIKPLADDTSHETHPLNITHTKRVRCVAFHPKKNILASAGNDNKVILWDCKNLNDSNDVEVKDHKKLTSHIDRVLSLAFSPDGRYLASSSRDKTIRLIEILDNNQELKPANEIEPTVLGSSAEYHQDQVHSIAFIFDSKLLISGGFDKKLKLWDVNSKECIHTWDEYQRILSVACHPTKPIVASAGHNCIITLWDISDDKNPKRLKTLKGHKRAVESVVFTPDGKRLISCGQDQTIRFWDVEVDKDEKNKENKKNKKNKKISKINTSIHTIELGKPYQDMNISGVKNLDDAQISALKELGASRD comes from the coding sequence ATGGAAAAACATAAATTTCTGAAAAACAACTATACAGCAGGAAATATTCTCAACTTATTGTTGCAATTATACTCGGAAAAAGATTTTCAATACTGGGATCTATCAGAAATAGATATTTGGGGTGTTGACTTCCGAGACGCTATCTTAACAGGGGTGGATTTTAATGACTCTGACCTGAAGAACTGTATTTTTACTCAACCTTTAGGATGTATTCACTCCATTGCTTTTAATGCTGATGGTAATTATTTTGCTACAGGCGATGCTCATGGATTAATTCGAGTACATAATACAGAAAACTTGGCTCTGTGTTTTTTTGAAAAGGGAGCAGGAAATCAGATTTGGTCAGTGGCTTTTAGTTCAGGGACAAATTCTCAACGATTTGCATTAGCAGCAGAAGATGGTAGCGTTAAGTTGTTCGAGATTGAAAACCTTGCTTCAGGCAAACTCAATTTTAAGGAAACCAACTCATGGCGTGAAACAGGACGTGTATTATCAGTAGCCTTTAGCCTTGATCCTGAAAGCAATATTCTGGCATTTGGAGGAGATGGAAATGCAATAACTTTCTACAAAATTAAAGAGAAAGATACAATACGTTTGCCCATCAGTAATGTGTATTGTATGACTTTTATTGATGACAGAACTCTTTATAGTTGTAGCCAAGAGGGAGATTTTATTGGTTGGGATTTAAGTACACGTAATCCTCAAATATTTTACCAAGAACGTAAGAGGCATAAAAAATTAATACGTTGTATTGCGTTTAATGCAACAAAAGAAATTATAGCTACTGGATCTGAAGATGGAGAATTGAAAATTTTCCATACTAACACTAGAACAAACTTAGAAGAATTGGAGCTATTGGACGAAGATAAACAAAAATATGACTATAAAAAAAATATTAAGGAAATACGTACACTAGCATTTAGTTGCGATGGAAGTATTCTTGCAATTGGATGTATTTGTAAGAACACCCCTGAACAAAGTGAGGATAAAGATAAGAGTGAGGATAAAAATAAGAGTGAGCATAAAATTCTGCTGTTTGATTTAACTGGAGACAAATGGAAACTGATTGACACATTGGATAATTCTCGTTCAGAAAACCAAGACCACAATGGTCATACACATTTGATCAGAAGCATTGCATTTAGTCCTAACACTGATAAACCTCGATTTTTAATAAGCGGTGGTGATGGACGCACTGTCAAACTCTGGGATTGGCATAAAAACCAAAAAGAATGGAAATGTCAAGATAATTTGAGAGGATACGCTAATCGCGTCTGGTCGGTGGCATTTTCTAGCAACAAACAAATTTTCGCTTGTGGATGCGAAGATAATAAAATCTATATTTGGAATTACAATGAGCGCACACATATTCCTATTCACACCCTTTCCGAACATACTGATTGGGTTTGGTCAGTAGCTTTCAACTACGATGGAACACTTCTAGCTAGTGGTAGTGAAGATAAGACTATTGGTCTGTGGCAGTTAAATCAACAAGAATGGCATCTTATTAAGCCTTTGGCGGACGATACATCACATGAAACACACCCACTTAACATAACACATACTAAACGCGTTCGATGTGTAGCTTTTCATCCTAAAAAAAATATTTTGGCTAGTGCGGGGAATGATAATAAGGTTATTTTATGGGATTGCAAGAATTTAAATGATTCCAATGATGTAGAAGTAAAAGATCACAAAAAATTGACGAGTCACATTGACCGAGTGTTATCCCTAGCTTTTAGTCCAGATGGTCGTTACTTAGCTAGTAGTAGTCGGGATAAAACTATTAGGCTGATAGAAATTTTAGACAATAACCAGGAGTTAAAACCAGCTAATGAGATAGAGCCGACTGTTCTGGGATCATCAGCAGAGTATCATCAAGACCAAGTTCATAGCATTGCTTTTATTTTCGATAGCAAGCTATTGATTAGTGGAGGTTTTGATAAAAAACTCAAATTATGGGATGTTAATTCTAAAGAATGTATTCACACTTGGGACGAATATCAAAGAATACTTTCTGTTGCGTGTCACCCCACAAAACCAATTGTTGCTAGTGCTGGGCATAATTGCATTATTACACTATGGGATATTAGTGATGATAAAAACCCAAAACGTCTCAAGACACTTAAAGGACATAAACGCGCTGTAGAATCTGTAGTATTTACTCCTGATGGCAAAAGGCTGATTAGTTGTGGACAAGACCAGACTATCAGGTTTTGGGATGTAGAGGTAGATAAAGATGAAAAGAATAAAGAGAATAAGAAGAATAAGAAGAATAAGAAGATTAGTAAAATTAATACTAGTATTCACACCATAGAACTTGGTAAACCGTACCAGGATATGAATATTTCTGGAGTTAAAAATTTAGATGATGCCCAAATATCTGCTTTAAAAGAATTAGGAGCTTCAAGGGATTAA
- the glcD gene encoding glycolate oxidase subunit GlcD: MLTQDKKQINWKPIIKKFVAVVGEKGVVQRKEELLTYECDGLTSYKQRPPVAVLPRTTEQVSEIVKICNQFSVPFIARGSGTGLSGGALPTENSVLIITSLMRQILSIDLENQRAVVQPGVINSWVTQAVSGAGFYFAPDPSSQIICSIGGNIAENSGGVHCLKYGVTTNHVLGLKLVLPDGEIVDVGGQISEMPGYDLTGVFVGSEGTLGIATEITLKILKSAESICVLLADFTSVDAAAATVSDIISAGIIPGGMEMMDNISINAVEDVVATNCYPRDATAILLVEIDGLEVEVSANKQRVTEICKKNGARNVTSASDPETRLKLWKGRKAAFAAAGHISPDYYVQDGVIPRTQLPYVLQEIERLSHEYGYPIANVFHAGDGNLHPLILFDNSVHGELEKVEELGGEILRLCVRVGGSISGEHGIGADKKCYMPDMFSEADLETMQWVRQVFNPQGLANPGKIFPTPRTCGEAAKASIQQFPDVERF; encoded by the coding sequence ATGCTTACCCAAGATAAAAAACAAATCAACTGGAAACCTATTATCAAAAAATTTGTCGCTGTAGTTGGTGAAAAAGGCGTAGTTCAACGCAAAGAAGAACTTCTCACCTATGAATGTGACGGTTTAACCAGCTATAAACAACGTCCCCCAGTTGCAGTATTACCCAGAACCACAGAACAAGTATCAGAAATTGTCAAAATTTGCAATCAATTCTCCGTTCCTTTTATCGCCAGAGGTTCAGGAACTGGTTTATCTGGTGGTGCTTTACCAACAGAAAATTCCGTTTTGATTATCACTTCTTTAATGCGACAAATCCTCAGCATTGACTTAGAAAATCAACGGGCTGTCGTGCAACCAGGAGTAATTAATAGTTGGGTGACACAGGCAGTTAGCGGTGCTGGTTTTTATTTTGCACCTGACCCTTCTAGTCAAATTATTTGTTCCATTGGTGGCAATATTGCCGAAAATTCTGGGGGAGTCCATTGTTTAAAATATGGTGTGACAACGAATCATGTTTTAGGTTTAAAACTTGTGCTTCCTGACGGTGAAATAGTTGATGTTGGTGGACAAATTTCTGAAATGCCGGGTTATGATTTAACAGGTGTATTTGTCGGTTCAGAAGGAACATTAGGAATTGCCACAGAAATCACTTTAAAAATTCTCAAAAGTGCCGAATCAATTTGTGTATTACTCGCAGATTTTACCAGTGTAGATGCTGCGGCTGCCACTGTTTCTGATATTATCAGCGCGGGGATTATTCCCGGTGGCATGGAAATGATGGATAATATTAGTATTAATGCTGTAGAAGATGTTGTTGCTACTAATTGTTATCCCCGTGATGCCACAGCTATTTTATTAGTAGAAATTGATGGTTTAGAAGTAGAAGTTTCTGCAAATAAACAGCGAGTTACAGAAATTTGCAAAAAGAATGGGGCGCGAAATGTTACTAGTGCTAGTGACCCAGAAACTAGATTAAAATTATGGAAAGGCAGAAAAGCTGCTTTTGCGGCTGCGGGACATATTAGCCCTGATTATTATGTACAAGATGGGGTAATTCCTCGGACTCAATTACCTTATGTCCTCCAAGAAATTGAGAGATTAAGTCATGAATATGGTTATCCTATTGCTAATGTTTTTCATGCTGGAGATGGGAATTTACATCCATTAATTTTATTTGATAATTCTGTACATGGAGAATTAGAAAAAGTCGAAGAATTAGGGGGAGAGATTCTCCGGCTATGCGTAAGAGTAGGTGGTAGTATTTCCGGTGAACATGGTATTGGTGCTGATAAGAAATGCTATATGCCAGATATGTTTAGCGAAGCTGATTTAGAGACTATGCAATGGGTAAGACAGGTATTTAATCCCCAAGGTTTAGCAAATCCTGGCAAGATTTTTCCCACACCTCGCACTTGTGGAGAAGCAGCTAAAGCATCTATTCAACAATTCCCAGATGTAGAAAGATTCTAA
- a CDS encoding SUMF1/EgtB/PvdO family nonheme iron enzyme produces the protein MIWPNDSIPWISSNDVYVMRGGSWCSDDKICRSAYRHYSNPYDRCYDYGFRLVVSGVGTL, from the coding sequence TTGATTTGGCCTAATGACAGCATTCCTTGGATTAGTAGCAATGATGTCTATGTAATGCGCGGTGGTTCATGGTGTAGTGATGATAAAATTTGCCGTTCTGCGTATCGTCACTACAGTAACCCATACGATAGGTGTTATGACTACGGTTTTCGGTTGGTAGTTTCTGGTGTAGGGACTCTTTAG